A segment of the Necator americanus strain Aroian chromosome IV, whole genome shotgun sequence genome:
atttatttatttatttatttatttttatatgtaGGGATAGGGAAGTGCACATCGTCTACGTCTAAGTACAGACAGATGTAGCAGATCACAACAATTATTGAGGAAACCTACTGACCAAATTTTGTTAACGTCaaagataataaaatttcGACGAAAATATTTGACGCTTGTTAAAAATAGACTAAAAATTAGGGTAAAACATATTTTAAAACCTAAAGCAGAATTCAAAACGTCAAACACCTCTTATTCGAAAATATCTGTAAATAACATTTCCCTCAAAACGAGTCTTTTTACCTCTTTTGTATCCCTTCCGTCATGcaaatatttatgaaaaattgaCTAAAAATTAAACTCAATCCATTAGTTAATGCTAAATTACGCCTCGAAACTTCAGAAACTGAAAATATCTAAAATTTTCATAACGTCTACGTTATGTCTGTACTTGAGACTTACTAACGACCTGATATTAGGGCTCAGCTGAATTTTTTGTAGGCTCTTCCAGGCTAGAACTCGCACATTCCCTCACAAAGATCAGAATGGTTTCCGAAAAGGTTGTCTTTTAACTCAAACGACTACAAAGGATTTATttaaattgaaaggaaaatttttaactAATTTTTTACGAAGTACAAAAATATTGCCACACTGGTGTAAGAACCAATCGCCGTATGAGGGCGCCGTGGATCAGTTCAACCTGGATACCTAATGCAGATATCCTagcttattctttttttccgagaatGCTGTGACAGAATGGCGAATATTTTCACCAGTTACAGTTTGTAAAAGTAGATCTACATTagtatcaatttttttttgcattttttacgTATTTTAtaccaaattttttaaaatatcttATGTCTACCGCTATTTTTCCAACgcgatttatgttttcttcgaGGTAATCACAGCATGTAAGCAACCAATCAGCAACAAATAATTTACTTCCCACTgtaattactgtaattttccACATGTCTACTATTACTGCCAAGGATTTAAATCTATTGaaagcaacaattttttttactaacttTTTATGAAGTACAAAAATACTATTACTCACGCTTCATGTAGGAAATAATTACAGTTTAACCCGCTGCACACAATTTCAGCTTacaattttcgttttattGCTGTTACTGTAATTTTACTCTTGAATCGTTTTCTGCATATTATTTCTCCAGAGTCAGATCGCTTCCGACAAAGGATTTAATAGTCGTGGATTGTAGCGAAGATCAgtttaaaaatcgaaaaatttgaagattttttcgaatggaacggaaaattttgaaaattcctccCTTTTGCTAATCTGAGAAGAGAGATCTGCTATAGTTTTTACGGTAGGACGCAACAAAAGAAGCGAATTTTGACGTCAGTAaactggattttttcaaaccgctactaaattctaaaattctaacataaacataaataaaaaattcactCTTTTTCCTCGTATGAGCTCAACCGTATGTAGTAGTTCAGGCGGTAAAAAGTTGCAAGATTTCTGCTCCAAAACCCTTCAAACTCCTAAAAAttcagttaaaaaaagaaaaagtgaagaaaaaacaaatttcattctattcttcacttcttttgcGTGCACAAAAATCCCAATATTCCGCCGAtttcgattttatttatttgatttccactttttgagtTGATTCATCTTCGTAGAATGAACGTGAAGGTTCTCATATGGTTCCATTCATCGACAGCAAAACTAGCCTGCACGGAAAATTACCGCATGaccttcaagttttttttttcccctggaAATCCTGTAAATTTCAATTATGCGTTTTAGACTAAATACTGTTCTACGGCATACGATTAATAATTCgcattgttttcttcaaaacaatttgcaTTAAGCGTAACGAACAATTCTGCTAAGTAAGCGTCCGAGTAGATCAAGGAATAGATCATAGATAattcaataatcaataaagaCAAACGAATCCGGAACGATTCACGTATTGCGCCGCTCGTCGAGAACGTTCCTcagcacttctttttctttttcctcttcgttTCTTCCTTATGCCtcgtttttcttactttttttttctgggttgAATAGATTCTTAGGTCTTCAGGAATCACATTCCCTTCCGTTTGTTCCATGATTGTCGCAACCTACGGGGCTGATTTCTTCTCCGCTGTACGAGTTGATTCGGATGCGTTAACAGGTTTAACACGTTAACGCACAAGGCGCTTACGTCATTCCTGACATGTTTTTTCGCAACAGGACATGTTAGGAATGAAACAGTAACACATTACAGTAACCCACTAACCATTTAAGTGAGGTATGTGTGGGTGGGGTTTGTGAACTCCTGATTAGGTTAAATAACCCTGTTTAGGAAAAATTAGTAGTAATAAGTATTACTAGTAATAGTACTAATATAGTTAGTAGTAATAAGAAGTACTAACAAGTACATTAGTAGTAATGATAAAgtttaagaaaattaaagtACACAGCGTTGATCCATCTTTATTACGGAATCTGCGCCTACCATCGGTCTTCTAGTCGCAAAAATTAAGCTCTAATTAGTaaagttaattaatttaattagaaagttatcattattactattattcgATTTCGATTTTGAACCATCGCTCGACTTCAACTCTGAGGTTAAGGTTTATGAGCTCGTGTGTAGCCCTGGAATGACATCCGGCGGCCAGCCGAAGCGTCACTGCAATGTTTTTGCGGTCCAAGACAATTCTGTACTGCTTTTCTAGACCCTAGATGAATGAAGAGCCTGGATGACCTcggggcgatttcgaaccatcggtcCTGTAGTCTAAAAAATTAGTAAAGTTagttaatttgaaaataattaattaaaaagttattattattactattattcgatttcgatttcgaaccatcggtcGTGTAGTCGCAGCAGGACCATGATTGACTATATCCACCCCATAATAATagtactaataataataatagtaataatagtaataataataataacaatagtaataataataatagtaacaatagCAAcagtagcaataataataaaattaacaataatagtaataataataataataataataataataataataataataataataataataataataataataataataatagtaacaatagCAAcagtagcaataataataatattaacaacaattgtaataataataataataataataataatagtaataataataataataattgcagtaacagtaataataataagaagtaATAGTTGTACGTCTGGAAACAAaccttggaaaaaaagatgaaagatttcaaaaagtgttgggagatgcaaaatttcttcagtTGCTTTTTACCGCCTCAACTACATTATGTTTTCACGATTCACTATCCACGAACCCGAGTTACGCATCCTTTCTTTCGTCTTCATTCTCGTTTTTCCTTCCTGatccttgtttttttgttacttttatgAAGGGCTAGATGggggaaaagaaaaggtggCAATAGAAACTCTCCCAGCATAACCATTGATACTTGTTTTCATTTGCAATGAGACGGGGACCTTAGAGATGATAGCAGCCACCTTCGCCTGCCATCATCGAAACCTGTTGGCCGAATCGGTGGACGCCGAACGCGTCTACATAAGTAAACGAAATGAATTCGTTTCGGAAACATTTAACGCcgaattcaacaaaaatggGGGAGAGGAGGGGAGGGGGCATTTAAAAGAGTTTCAATAACCTAGAAACTCCCTTTCATTCCGATTTCCACTTTACACCATTCGTCGAACGGGAAACACTCAAGGATCTGTGATCTGTATTTGGACTGAATGAGAATTGAGAAAAACGTAGAAATTTAGAAGCATCACTGTAAGTACAGTACTTTGGACagccaaaaagaaagaaaaaaagaaatacgacactcattcattcattcactcattcattcgttcattcattcactctcTACGAGATCCTGAATATCTCACAAATGTTGACCGTCACTAATCGCTCCAACCCCACTCCCGGCACCAGAAATTTTGAACCCGTCGCAGCGACTTGATCTAAGATCAAGGAGGATCACTTCGGGCTGTGCGAGGCTTTGGAGGACGAGCTGGCACCGTCACAATGGTCGTTGTTCAGCATGTTTTGTACGATACCATGCTGTGCTCATCAAATACCCATCGGTACGAGTATCCAGGGTTAATACGCCTTGACCAAATCGCCGACAAACATTGAAAGGCTGAGCAGATGGATCGAAATTTGAAGGTGAAACCATGTGGACCTATTTTGATCAAGGGATTTGTTCTTCTGGAATCTTCCGGAAGATTCCCTTTTCAATAAGATTCGATTCGAGCTGAATGCAATGTATCTGGCTACCTATACATGGACTGTGACACGGTTGCTCCAATTCCTTGATCTCTGGAACTTTTGGCTCTTTGGACTTTTAAAGTCTATGTTTAAAACAATGTTTTGTCAGGTTTAAATTAAAGTTTAAGTTTAAATCgagttcaaaattttcgaacCTTATCCTCATAATTTtggatcgtttttttttctcgaaattcgtGAATTCCAGCAATTTGTctatgaattttaattttccgcCTCTTTTTACATGGATATAATTCAGCAACTATTTTTTAAGGGATTTGACATTAGGCTCGTTTATGGAAAACTATTCCCTGATGTCCTGGTAGATATCTTACTGAAAAATGTTGTTGATTAGCGGAATTCTGCTTCCAGCGCCTATCTTATCGGTTACACTAATATTTCTATCAGTCTATGTACATTTCATTGATTTGtgaattttccacaaaatatcCTCTTGGACCTTCGATCTTCCATCCTACGTTTCAAAGTATGTTTCACATGGACCAATCCCTGTGACTGTGACGGGAAAAAAGTGACGCGTTGCCAGCAACCAGCCGTGCACAGGTGGTCAAAATGATGCCTTGTGTACGTGTTGGCGCAGCGTTCTCCCCTTAAGAACGGGTCTACTGGCGCTGTTTTGGACTGCAGCGGCAGCGGCGGCGGCTACGGCGGCGACGGCGACGGCGGCGGAGTCtgtggtggcggtggcggcggtGGTGGTTTCACCACAAACAaccgcacacacacacacacgcatacatcGACAGCAGCCATTCACAACAGTCACCGTCGCCGTCATCGTCGATTCCGAAAATGTCCCTCTTCCAAATACAATTACCATCGAAACCATGCGATTTGGTATGGATTTGCTTAAAAGAATTCATTGTTTTCCATTCAACAcaacgaagtttttttttgccgatttTCAGATGGCATTCCTTGAACTAGACAAATCATCGATCCTGAAAGCTGAAGAGTTCAGCGGTTCGAAATCGGCGTTCATTTACGATGAGAACGGTTCGTTTCACTTTTATTACATACGTTCGTCACCGTATCTCTTCATAACGTAGCGAATTCTCGCGCAATCACCGTCGTATCTCTTCCGATCGACCATCTCGATGTTTCATCTCTTACATCTCTATCGTATATGCGtcacaatttttgcaaattttttcttacagtaACCAAACTGAATCTtatccaaaaatatttttaaaaaaagcttaaaacgCATGATATCACACTGATTTCAGGAGCACTCCTTGCGAAACAAACCATTATCAAATATACACCAACGCAAGCGTACTGTATTTATGCGGATTGTAGCGATGAAATAGCCGGAAAAAATATTCGTGTAGAGGAAAAGGAGGATCCACATCATCTGAAACTAGTCTCTATTGAGGTGAGTGGCTGTCATACTGGAATTTGCTCGATGCGCACCCATTTAGCCATATAATCCATTCGATGCTGGATTTTCCCCATAAAAAAGAGATTTGTGTACTGTTtactcatttctatttttgcttttttctaaacgtaaataactaaataacttCAAATATCCTTTAAACATACTTTTGGATACGATAAGCAATTTGTTGGAATTATcttaaaaagtaagaaaagtttggtgaaaaaacggaaaagtGGGAGGAAAATACCAAAtttccttccaatttttttctttagctgTATTTGCAGAAGTGCATGTGTGTGTTCCTTGAACTCATCACTTGTACATTCTGATCAAGGGCATATTCGGGCGCGTGTTTCTGTTTATGGAAAAATGTCAATaacaataaagtttttttttgccttgaaTAAAAAAGACGAAATTCGATAGGTTCAGTTTGTTCTTGTGGGTCCTACATGGATTTTGATACAGACCTCCTTCCCCGTACTGTTATATTCTGCTGTAAACAACGCGAATAAGTATGTACTTCACAGTAACTAGTAGataattcttaaaaatttacAACAAGTTAATTTTCTCGGCTTTTATTCTACC
Coding sequences within it:
- a CDS encoding hypothetical protein (NECATOR_CHRIV.G13902.T1), coding for MVSPSNFDPSAQPFNVCRRFGQGVLTLDTRTDGSSRCDGFKISGAGSGTYNYYFLLLLLLLQLLLLLLLLLLLLLLLLQLLLILLLLLLLLLLLLLLLLLLLLLLLLLLLLLLLLLLLLLLLILLLLLLLLLLLLLLLLLLLLLLLLLLLLLLVLLLWGGYSQSWSCCDYTTDDYRTDGSKSPRGHPGSSFI